Proteins co-encoded in one Erinaceus europaeus chromosome X, mEriEur2.1, whole genome shotgun sequence genomic window:
- the SPIN4 gene encoding spindlin-4: MTPPTVPPQIGIDGVSAYLMKKRHTHRKQRRKPSFFTLRNIVGCRIQHGWKEGNEPVEQWKGTVLEQVTVKPTLYIIKYDGKDSVYGLELQQDKRVLALEILPERVPTPRIDSNLADSLIGKAVGHVFEGEHGTKDEWKGMILARAPVMNSWFYITYEKDPILYMYTLLDDYEDGDLRIIPESNYYFPSQREPGEVVDSLVGKQVEHTKDDGSKRTGIFIHQVVAKPSVYFIKFDDDIHIYVYGLVKSP, translated from the coding sequence ATGACCCCCCCAACTGTGCCTCCTCAGATTGGCATAGATGGTGTGTCAGCATACCTGATGAAAAAAAGGCACACTCACAGGAAGCAACGGCGTAAACCCAGTTTCTTTACTCTTAGGAATATTGTGGGCTGTCGCATTCAACACGGTTGGAAGGAAGGCAATGAGCCAGTAGAGCAATGGAAAGGCACCGTACTTGAGCAGGTCACTGTGAAGCCCACGCTATATATCATCAAGTATGATGGCAAAGATAGTGTGTATGGACTAGAACTGCAACAAGATAAGAGAGTTTTAGCACTAGAAATCCTTCCAGAAAGAGTGCCAACTCCTCGTATTGATTCCAATCTGGCAGATTCTCTGATTGGCAAAGCAGTGGGACATGTGTTTGAGGGGGAGCATGGCACAAAAGATGAATGGAAAGGCATGATCCTGGCAAGAGCCCCTGTAATGAACTCTTGGTTTTACATCACCTATGAAAAAGATCCTATCCTTTATATGTACACACTTTTGGATGACTATGAAGATGGTGATCTGCGTATCATTCCAGAATCCAACTATTATTTTCCTTCACAACGAGAGCCTGGAGAGGTGGTGGACAGTCTAGTTGGCAAACAGGTAGAGCACACCAAAGACGATGGTTCAAAGAGAACTGGAATTTTCATTCATCAAGTGGTGGCTAAGCCATCAGTCTATTTCATTAAGTTTGACGATGATATTCACATTTATGTCTATGGTTTAGTGAAAAGTCCCTAA